Proteins from a single region of Lysinibacillus sp. JNUCC-52:
- a CDS encoding ABC transporter permease, with translation MTQQTYETNMMENSPPTGIQVVLREFKKDKVAMFSFFGVTIIMLTIFIAAWMLNQEEVLKINLLERYTEPGVNGYILGADEAGRDVLGQLIIGAKNSLLIAIWVTVIANIIGIAMGIIMGYYSGIVDNVMMRIIDFIITLPTLMIFIVLVSIIPEYGVLELVIIISAFQWIGIARLIRSKALSEGRRDYVSASKTMGTSDIAIMFKGLLPNLSSILIVEFTLSLAGNIGIETGLSFLGFGLPPSTPSLGTLVSYARNPLVLADKWWVWLPASLLILVLMLGINYIGQAFRRAADAKQRLG, from the coding sequence ATGACGCAACAAACTTACGAGACGAATATGATGGAAAACTCTCCGCCGACAGGTATACAAGTCGTTTTACGAGAGTTTAAAAAAGATAAAGTAGCGATGTTTTCCTTTTTTGGTGTCACGATTATTATGTTAACGATTTTTATTGCAGCATGGATGCTCAATCAAGAAGAAGTATTGAAAATTAATTTGCTAGAACGCTATACCGAACCAGGTGTTAATGGTTACATTCTTGGAGCAGATGAAGCAGGACGTGATGTGCTAGGTCAGTTAATTATTGGGGCGAAAAATTCGCTTTTAATTGCTATATGGGTAACGGTGATAGCCAATATTATAGGCATAGCTATGGGAATTATTATGGGCTATTACAGCGGTATTGTGGATAATGTGATGATGCGAATAATTGATTTTATTATTACATTACCGACACTTATGATTTTTATTGTCCTTGTTTCTATCATTCCAGAATATGGCGTTCTTGAGCTCGTTATTATTATCAGTGCATTTCAATGGATAGGAATTGCACGGTTAATTCGAAGTAAAGCTTTATCAGAAGGGCGACGGGATTATGTAAGTGCATCTAAAACAATGGGGACGAGTGATATAGCCATTATGTTTAAGGGGCTATTACCAAATTTAAGTTCGATCTTAATAGTAGAGTTTACATTAAGTCTTGCGGGTAATATTGGGATTGAAACAGGGCTATCATTTTTAGGATTTGGGCTACCACCTTCGACGCCAAGTTTAGGAACTTTAGTAAGCTATGCAAGAAATCCGCTCGTCTTAGCAGACAAATGGTGGGTTTGGCTACCAGCATCTTTATTAATTTTAGTTTTAATGCTCGGTATTAATTATATAGGACAAGCATTCCGTCGTGCCGCTGATGCAAAACAAAGATTGGGATAA
- the opp4B gene encoding oligopeptide ABC transporter permease has protein sequence MWKTVVRRTIVMIPQMFILSLIIFILAKQMPGDPFTGLITPETDPSRIEELRIQAGFYDPWYVQYYRWITNAFQGDFGQSYTYKIAVSTLIGERALNTFWLSLLSVILVYLLAIPLGMLAGRKQDTFLDKSIILYSFISFAIPTFVLSLVFLFVFGYRFMWFPTSGTVDVGLESGTMAYFWNKIYHLLLPAMTAAILGTTGIIQYLRSEIIDAKTQDYVKTARSKGIPIRRIYARHIFRNSVLPIAAFLGFTITGLLGGSIFIETIYGYPGMGELFISSITSRDYSVITALIMLYGFLALLGSLLSDIIMSIVDPRIRID, from the coding sequence ATGTGGAAAACTGTTGTGAGACGCACTATTGTAATGATTCCCCAAATGTTTATATTAAGTTTAATTATATTTATATTGGCAAAACAAATGCCTGGCGATCCTTTTACAGGATTAATTACACCAGAGACAGATCCTTCGAGGATTGAGGAACTACGCATACAAGCGGGCTTCTATGATCCTTGGTATGTTCAATATTATCGCTGGATTACGAATGCCTTTCAAGGTGATTTTGGACAAAGCTATACATATAAAATTGCGGTGTCCACTCTTATTGGTGAGCGTGCACTTAATACATTTTGGCTTTCATTACTTAGTGTCATACTAGTCTACTTGCTCGCCATACCATTGGGAATGCTTGCAGGACGTAAGCAAGATACATTTTTAGATAAATCGATTATCCTATACAGTTTTATTAGCTTCGCAATTCCCACTTTTGTATTATCTCTCGTTTTCTTGTTCGTTTTTGGTTATCGCTTCATGTGGTTCCCAACGAGTGGAACCGTTGATGTTGGACTTGAATCAGGAACGATGGCCTATTTTTGGAATAAAATATATCACTTGCTATTGCCTGCTATGACGGCAGCTATTTTAGGTACTACAGGGATTATCCAATATTTACGCTCGGAAATTATTGATGCTAAAACACAAGATTATGTAAAAACAGCTCGAAGTAAAGGCATTCCAATCCGTAGAATATATGCGCGACATATTTTCCGCAATTCAGTTCTTCCTATTGCAGCGTTTTTAGGGTTTACAATAACAGGTTTATTAGGTGGCTCGATTTTCATAGAAACTATTTATGGCTACCCAGGTATGGGGGAATTATTTATTAGTTCAATAACGAGTCGCGACTATAGTGTCATTACTGCTCTTATCATGCTGTATGGTTTCTTAGCATTATTAGGTAGTCTGCTGTCGGACATTATTATGAGCATTGTGGATCCTCGTATCCGTATAGACTAA
- the opp4A gene encoding oligopeptide ABC transporter substrate-binding protein, with the protein MKKTKTLWSLLLMLVMALFLAACNNDSSKTDDKDTGKDTETPVTTTTDAKEGGVVTFGTDQAPEGVFDPAFAGSIVDAYIQNFMMDGVYDVNDELEYIPNLAKWDISEDKLTYTFNFEKGVKWHNGDELTGEDWVFALETLADPDYDGPRFNYVEGVKGAEDKKAGKADTISGIEVVDPYTIKVTFKEVKINNLESIWQYPMPKKHYEGIAVKDLSESKQVRETPVGNGPFKVKKVVDGEYSELERFDDYWKGKPALDGIIVKVIDPSLAAGAFQNGEIDIMDIRPQSVKELSALSNVRIEETTGVSYSYIGLRFGHRDQATLKNVADFDKFNSKELRQALLYALNRPAMIDAFLEGKAEVANTVIPVTFWTAADASDLNAYDFNVDKAKELLKTAGYVDKDGDGFVEDPQGQPFKISFGHYAGPAAFEGRSQAIIQSWNDIGVKTELATGSLVEFNLYNEMKDNDDAALEAFFGSWSMGSDPDPSGLWANDAEWNYGRYVDEQNDKLLKEALSEAAFDKDYRKKVYVDWQKYFNEELPALPLWENLDLYGINNRLQGVHINAVGFQTDVYKWHIVE; encoded by the coding sequence ATGAAAAAGACTAAAACATTATGGTCACTTTTACTTATGCTCGTCATGGCATTGTTCCTAGCAGCATGTAATAATGATTCATCGAAAACGGACGACAAAGATACAGGAAAGGATACGGAAACTCCAGTTACAACAACGACTGATGCTAAAGAAGGTGGCGTTGTAACATTCGGTACAGACCAAGCGCCAGAGGGCGTATTTGACCCTGCATTCGCGGGAAGTATTGTGGATGCATATATTCAAAACTTCATGATGGATGGCGTTTATGATGTAAATGATGAGTTAGAATATATACCAAACCTTGCAAAGTGGGATATTAGTGAAGATAAATTAACGTATACATTCAACTTTGAAAAGGGCGTAAAATGGCACAATGGTGATGAATTAACAGGGGAAGACTGGGTATTTGCATTAGAAACGTTAGCAGACCCTGATTATGATGGTCCTCGTTTTAATTATGTTGAAGGTGTAAAAGGGGCAGAAGATAAAAAAGCAGGAAAAGCTGATACAATTTCAGGAATTGAAGTTGTTGATCCTTATACAATTAAAGTGACATTTAAAGAAGTGAAAATTAATAATCTAGAGAGCATTTGGCAATATCCAATGCCAAAGAAACATTATGAAGGCATTGCAGTTAAAGATTTAAGTGAATCAAAACAAGTGCGTGAAACACCTGTAGGAAACGGGCCGTTTAAAGTGAAAAAAGTTGTGGACGGCGAGTATTCTGAATTAGAGCGTTTTGATGATTACTGGAAAGGGAAACCAGCGCTTGATGGTATTATTGTAAAAGTTATTGACCCATCATTAGCTGCGGGTGCGTTCCAAAACGGAGAAATCGACATCATGGATATTAGACCACAATCTGTGAAAGAGCTTTCAGCATTAAGCAATGTACGTATCGAAGAAACGACTGGTGTAAGCTATTCTTATATCGGGCTTCGTTTTGGTCATCGTGATCAAGCTACTCTTAAAAATGTAGCAGATTTTGATAAATTCAATTCAAAAGAATTACGTCAGGCACTATTATATGCTCTTAACCGTCCAGCAATGATCGATGCTTTCTTAGAAGGAAAAGCTGAAGTTGCGAATACAGTTATTCCAGTTACTTTCTGGACTGCTGCAGATGCTTCAGATTTAAATGCATATGACTTTAACGTAGATAAAGCAAAAGAACTATTAAAAACAGCAGGCTATGTGGATAAAGATGGCGATGGATTTGTTGAAGATCCACAAGGCCAACCATTTAAAATTTCATTTGGACACTATGCAGGACCAGCAGCATTTGAAGGTCGTTCACAAGCAATCATCCAATCTTGGAATGATATTGGTGTAAAAACGGAATTAGCAACAGGTAGCTTAGTAGAGTTTAACTTGTACAATGAAATGAAAGATAATGATGATGCTGCATTAGAGGCATTCTTCGGTTCTTGGAGCATGGGTTCTGATCCAGATCCATCTGGTTTATGGGCAAATGATGCAGAATGGAACTACGGTCGTTATGTAGATGAGCAAAACGACAAATTATTAAAAGAAGCGTTAAGCGAAGCGGCATTTGATAAAGACTACCGTAAAAAAGTTTATGTTGATTGGCAAAAGTACTTCAACGAAGAATTACCAGCACTTCCATTATGGGAAAACCTAGATTTATATGGTATTAACAACCGACTACAAGGTGTTCATATTAACGCTGTTGGTTTCCAAACAGACGTTTATAAATGGCATATTGTCGAGTAA
- a CDS encoding oligopeptide ABC transporter substrate-binding protein gives MRKKWLMNVITLAIILLLATACNRNDKEQSNEVEGSNDKPAQTEDNKVDTNTLPFEVTHDGDTIQGGTLQVGLVADSPFKGVFSWELYADVYDAEIMGYATNSLFVVDEDFLITDKGIAKLDVDANNNKVMITIQGDVKWSDGMPLTADDLIYPYEIIGHPDYEGVRYDDDFKNIVGAEEYHEGKATTISGINKIDDKTIEISLKKVSPAIYSGGDGLWGYAAPKHQLAAIAVKDLISSDVVRKNPITLGPFKFDNIVNGESVQFVANEHYYKGKPKIDKVVVQVVPSTSVGEALKTGKFDLTSEFRANQYDSIKNLSNISILGRPELSYSYLGFKLGKYDKEKGENIYDEKAKMNDVDLRKAIAYAMDIETVTDKFYQGLRVRANSLIPPAFKSYYDETLEGYHYNPQKAKEILDTAGYKDTDGDGIREDKDGNKFTIRLAAIAGSDTDEAIVEYYRQNWKEVGLDVQLTTGRLLEFNNFYDKVEADDPEIDMYMGAWGTGTNPSPAGLYSKGAAFNFSRYVSEELTKLLNNIDSEEALDADYRAQAFRAWQEYMHEKAAIIPMYFRTEIIPVNKRIKNYAIQYGNVTELQNVEFIADTAIK, from the coding sequence ATGAGGAAAAAGTGGTTGATGAATGTTATTACGTTGGCAATCATATTGCTATTAGCTACCGCCTGCAATCGCAATGATAAAGAGCAGTCAAATGAAGTTGAGGGCAGCAACGATAAGCCAGCACAAACAGAAGATAACAAAGTAGATACAAATACTCTTCCATTTGAAGTCACACACGATGGGGATACTATTCAAGGAGGCACATTACAAGTAGGACTTGTAGCAGATTCGCCATTCAAAGGTGTTTTCTCCTGGGAGCTTTATGCAGATGTTTATGATGCAGAAATTATGGGCTACGCAACAAATAGTTTATTTGTCGTAGATGAAGACTTTTTAATAACTGATAAAGGCATCGCCAAGTTGGATGTTGATGCGAACAATAATAAAGTAATGATTACGATTCAAGGGGATGTGAAGTGGTCGGACGGCATGCCTCTAACTGCGGATGATTTAATCTATCCGTATGAAATAATCGGTCACCCCGATTATGAAGGTGTGCGCTATGATGATGACTTTAAAAATATTGTAGGGGCAGAAGAATACCATGAAGGTAAAGCTACTACAATTTCTGGTATTAACAAGATTGATGACAAAACGATAGAAATTTCGTTAAAGAAAGTATCACCTGCTATTTATTCAGGTGGTGATGGTTTATGGGGCTATGCAGCACCGAAGCATCAACTTGCAGCGATTGCTGTAAAAGATTTAATTTCCTCTGATGTCGTGCGTAAAAATCCAATTACTCTTGGGCCATTTAAATTTGACAATATAGTCAATGGTGAGTCTGTACAGTTTGTAGCAAACGAACACTACTATAAGGGCAAACCAAAAATTGATAAAGTCGTTGTGCAAGTTGTACCCTCGACATCAGTAGGGGAGGCATTAAAAACAGGGAAATTTGATTTAACGTCAGAATTCAGAGCCAATCAATATGATAGTATAAAAAATTTATCAAATATTTCGATATTAGGGCGACCTGAATTATCTTATAGCTATCTAGGCTTTAAGTTAGGGAAATATGACAAAGAAAAAGGCGAAAATATTTATGATGAAAAGGCAAAAATGAATGATGTTGACTTACGTAAAGCGATTGCCTATGCAATGGATATTGAAACTGTAACAGATAAATTTTATCAAGGGCTACGTGTGCGTGCAAATTCTCTAATCCCGCCAGCTTTTAAGTCCTACTACGATGAAACGCTAGAGGGCTATCATTATAATCCGCAAAAAGCGAAAGAAATACTCGATACAGCAGGCTATAAAGATACAGATGGTGACGGTATTCGTGAAGATAAAGATGGCAATAAGTTTACCATTCGTTTAGCGGCGATAGCGGGTTCTGATACGGATGAAGCGATCGTTGAGTACTATCGTCAAAACTGGAAAGAGGTTGGTTTAGATGTGCAATTAACGACAGGGCGTCTACTTGAATTCAATAACTTCTACGATAAGGTAGAAGCAGATGATCCTGAAATTGATATGTATATGGGGGCTTGGGGAACTGGAACAAACCCATCTCCAGCAGGATTATATAGTAAAGGCGCAGCATTTAACTTCAGTCGCTATGTCTCAGAAGAGCTGACAAAATTATTAAATAATATTGACTCGGAGGAAGCACTAGATGCAGATTATCGTGCCCAAGCTTTCCGTGCATGGCAAGAATATATGCATGAAAAGGCAGCGATAATACCAATGTATTTCCGTACTGAAATTATTCCTGTCAATAAACGCATAAAAAACTATGCTATTCAATACGGAAATGTTACAGAGCTACAAAACGTTGAATTTATTGCAGATACAGCTATTAAATAG
- the opp4C gene encoding oligopeptide ABC transporter permease: MEIITKQEASASKTPNKSPSPWVIARRKFVKNKLAMISLIFLLIVIILSFLAPYITTKDIVRVDFMKISQPPSSENWLGTDTNGRDVFTRMLYAGKSSLTVGIGCMFFIVLIGTTIGSISGYFGGKIDQILMRFTDFVLMFPLLVFVIVLNTILVGKVSGLWTLIIVISVLSWGSVARVVRSRILAEKENEYILAAQSIGCKSSKIIMKHLLPNVASTIIVQATLLMAVTIVIESALSFLNFGVPADTPSWGNMLAEARNSDVLRDKIWIWIPPATAITLVILSINFIGEGLKDAMNPKSRR, translated from the coding sequence GTGGAGATTATAACAAAACAAGAAGCGTCTGCATCAAAAACACCGAATAAAAGCCCCTCTCCATGGGTGATAGCGAGAAGAAAGTTCGTTAAAAATAAATTAGCTATGATAAGCCTTATTTTTTTACTAATCGTTATTATTCTATCGTTTTTAGCACCATATATTACGACAAAAGATATCGTGCGTGTAGACTTTATGAAAATTAGCCAACCACCTTCCAGTGAGAATTGGCTTGGAACCGATACAAATGGCCGTGATGTATTTACACGAATGCTCTATGCAGGTAAATCTTCTTTAACGGTTGGTATAGGTTGTATGTTTTTCATTGTTTTAATTGGGACAACTATAGGGTCTATTTCAGGTTATTTTGGGGGCAAAATCGATCAAATTTTAATGCGTTTCACTGACTTTGTATTAATGTTCCCATTACTAGTTTTTGTGATCGTGCTAAATACGATTTTAGTTGGTAAAGTATCAGGCTTATGGACGTTAATCATTGTCATTTCCGTATTAAGCTGGGGTAGTGTTGCCCGTGTTGTACGAAGTCGAATTCTTGCAGAAAAAGAAAATGAGTACATTTTAGCTGCACAGTCAATCGGCTGTAAATCATCGAAAATCATTATGAAACATTTATTACCGAACGTCGCTTCTACAATCATTGTACAAGCTACATTATTAATGGCGGTAACAATTGTTATTGAGTCGGCATTAAGCTTCTTAAACTTCGGTGTGCCAGCAGATACACCAAGTTGGGGAAATATGCTAGCCGAGGCTAGAAACTCAGACGTGCTAAGAGATAAAATTTGGATCTGGATTCCACCAGCAACAGCCATTACATTAGTCATTTTATCGATCAATTTTATCGGAGAAGGACTAAAAGATGCAATGAATCCAAAATCAAGAAGATAA
- a CDS encoding ATP-binding cassette domain-containing protein, with translation MTFMLIKDLNVHYSIRGGFFNTVIDKVYAVDGVTMAFEKGKTYGLVGESGSGKSTTGKAIIGLEKVTSGQIIYEGHDVTNKRRKRNSAYNRDIQMIFQDAHSSMNPRKRVLDILAEPMRNFLKLSDQEERKRIKALLAIVGMSEDVLLKYPHEFSGGQKQRLGIARAVACNPKLIIADEPVSSLDLSVQAQVLNFMKDIQQEYGLSYLFISHDLGVVKHMCDYIAIMYKGRFVETGTRQDIYINPQHIYTNRLLSAIPHIEPETRMARKEVRQKVEEKYRTDHHHYYDENGKVYPLKSISETHKVAMSDIEQEGF, from the coding sequence ATGACATTTATGCTCATTAAAGATTTAAACGTCCATTATTCAATACGAGGTGGCTTTTTTAATACCGTCATTGATAAAGTGTATGCGGTTGACGGTGTGACGATGGCGTTTGAAAAAGGAAAAACATATGGTTTAGTCGGTGAATCGGGTTCTGGTAAATCAACTACAGGTAAAGCAATCATTGGTCTCGAAAAGGTAACGTCTGGCCAAATCATTTATGAAGGGCACGATGTTACCAATAAAAGACGTAAACGCAATTCGGCATATAACAGAGATATTCAAATGATTTTCCAAGACGCTCACTCAAGTATGAATCCAAGAAAGCGTGTACTAGATATTCTGGCAGAGCCGATGCGTAATTTTTTGAAGCTTAGTGATCAGGAGGAACGCAAGCGCATTAAAGCGTTACTTGCCATTGTCGGTATGTCAGAGGACGTTCTGTTAAAGTATCCCCATGAATTTTCTGGAGGGCAAAAGCAACGCCTTGGAATCGCACGGGCAGTTGCTTGTAATCCGAAATTGATTATTGCTGATGAGCCTGTATCCTCACTTGATTTATCAGTTCAGGCACAAGTGCTAAATTTTATGAAAGATATTCAGCAAGAATATGGGCTAAGTTACTTGTTTATTTCTCATGACCTTGGGGTTGTAAAACATATGTGTGATTACATTGCAATCATGTACAAAGGGCGCTTTGTTGAAACGGGTACCCGTCAGGATATTTACATAAATCCACAGCATATTTATACAAATCGCCTATTGTCAGCTATTCCACATATTGAGCCTGAAACGAGGATGGCACGCAAAGAAGTTCGGCAAAAAGTCGAAGAGAAATATCGCACAGATCATCATCATTATTATGATGAAAATGGTAAAGTATACCCTTTAAAATCCATTTCAGAAACTCATAAAGTAGCGATGTCTGACATTGAGCAGGAGGGATTTTAA
- a CDS encoding ABC transporter ATP-binding protein gives MTDTTIKQHKETLLEVNNLKTYYPIKGGFLKKTVGHVKAVDNISFSIKNGETLGLVGESGCGKSTTGRTIIRLLDSTEGQIVFNGQDITTLQGKSLREIRKDIQMVFQDPYASLNPMQMVGSIVAEPIMNFHNKSLDSLKEEVIELLRKVGLPKDAYYKYAHEFSGGQRQRIGIARALALKPKLIIADEPVSALDVSVQSQVLNLLKELQDEFDLTFLFIAHDLSVVKHMSDRIGVMYLGNIVEIANKESIYDEPLHPYTQALISAIPVPDPRKKSNRIVLQGDVPSPANPPQGCPFHPRCPKAMMECSLTKPVLKEVKPDHKVACHLY, from the coding sequence ATGACTGATACGACAATCAAACAACATAAAGAAACTTTGCTTGAAGTGAACAACTTAAAAACCTATTACCCGATTAAAGGTGGATTTCTCAAAAAAACAGTCGGACACGTGAAAGCTGTAGATAATATATCATTTTCTATTAAAAATGGTGAAACATTAGGGTTAGTTGGTGAGTCTGGTTGCGGAAAATCAACAACTGGCCGAACGATTATTAGATTGTTAGATTCTACAGAAGGACAAATCGTGTTTAATGGTCAGGATATTACGACATTACAAGGCAAATCATTAAGAGAAATAAGAAAAGATATCCAAATGGTTTTCCAAGATCCTTATGCTTCATTAAATCCAATGCAAATGGTTGGCAGTATCGTAGCTGAGCCTATTATGAATTTCCACAACAAATCGTTGGATTCTTTAAAAGAAGAAGTCATTGAATTATTGAGAAAAGTAGGGTTGCCGAAGGACGCGTATTATAAATATGCACATGAATTTTCTGGTGGTCAACGTCAACGAATTGGTATTGCAAGAGCATTAGCACTTAAGCCAAAGTTAATAATTGCAGATGAACCAGTTTCTGCCTTAGACGTTTCCGTACAATCTCAAGTATTGAATCTACTAAAAGAGTTGCAGGATGAGTTTGATTTAACGTTTTTATTTATTGCCCACGACTTAAGCGTTGTTAAACATATGAGTGACCGCATAGGCGTGATGTATTTAGGCAATATTGTTGAAATTGCGAACAAGGAAAGCATTTATGATGAACCGTTGCATCCATATACTCAAGCGCTCATTTCAGCAATACCCGTGCCAGATCCTCGGAAAAAAAGCAATCGCATTGTTTTACAGGGCGATGTACCGAGCCCAGCTAATCCTCCGCAAGGATGCCCATTCCATCCAAGATGCCCAAAGGCCATGATGGAATGTTCCTTAACAAAACCAGTATTAAAGGAGGTGAAGCCAGATCACAAAGTTGCTTGCCATTTATATTAA
- a CDS encoding ABC transporter ATP-binding protein, with translation MCTNNLLTINNLTTSFRIKDTYHAAVEDVSLSLRKNEILAIVGESGCGKSTLATTIVGLHNDGNTKVTGEILYNQQNLTKLSEVQFNQLRGNDIGFIFQDPLSALNPLMRIHEQIAEGLIYHTTLTKKQREARVLELLEQVGIAHPKRVARQFPHQLSGGMRQRVMIAIALSSKPAIIIADEPTTALDVTIQAQILDLLKTLQDETQAGIILITHDLGVVAEIADRVAVMYAGQVIEEAPVQVLFNDAKHPYTRSLLNSIPQTHKENERLEVIHGMVPSLMHLPREGCRFSARIPWIDESAHESAPQLHEIAPGHFVRCTCWKHFRFKGELGGGTV, from the coding sequence TTGTGTACAAATAACTTATTAACAATTAACAATTTAACAACGAGTTTTCGTATTAAAGACACATACCACGCAGCAGTAGAAGATGTCTCGCTCTCACTAAGAAAAAATGAGATTTTAGCGATAGTAGGAGAGTCGGGCTGTGGGAAGAGTACGTTAGCCACAACTATTGTTGGCTTACATAATGATGGGAATACAAAAGTGACTGGGGAAATACTTTACAATCAACAAAATTTAACAAAGTTAAGTGAAGTACAATTCAACCAATTAAGAGGCAATGATATTGGCTTTATATTTCAAGATCCTCTTTCAGCTTTAAACCCATTAATGCGCATTCATGAACAAATTGCGGAAGGTCTTATTTATCACACAACACTAACTAAAAAGCAACGTGAAGCACGTGTTTTAGAATTGCTTGAGCAAGTAGGGATTGCTCATCCTAAACGGGTTGCTAGACAATTCCCGCATCAATTATCAGGTGGTATGCGCCAGCGTGTCATGATTGCGATAGCGCTATCCAGTAAACCAGCCATTATTATTGCTGATGAACCGACTACAGCTTTAGATGTAACGATTCAAGCACAGATTCTAGACCTTTTAAAAACGCTGCAAGATGAGACACAAGCGGGCATTATTTTAATTACACATGACTTGGGCGTTGTTGCAGAAATTGCAGACCGTGTAGCTGTTATGTATGCAGGACAAGTTATTGAAGAGGCGCCCGTCCAAGTATTGTTTAATGATGCCAAACATCCATATACCCGTTCCTTATTAAATTCCATTCCGCAAACACATAAGGAAAACGAGCGACTGGAGGTAATACACGGCATGGTGCCTTCGCTCATGCATTTGCCACGTGAAGGCTGTCGTTTTTCAGCCCGCATACCGTGGATTGATGAATCAGCACATGAAAGTGCCCCCCAATTACATGAAATTGCACCTGGGCATTTTGTTCGCTGCACTTGCTGGAAACACTTTCGTTTTAAAGGGGAACTAGGGGGTGGAACAGTATGA
- the opp4B gene encoding oligopeptide ABC transporter permease, which translates to MLQYTLRRLLGMIPLLLLISLVVFFLAKMMPGDPFAGEIDPSNTNPQYIEEMREKLGYNDPIIVQYGRWMSNFVQGDFGKSTVYKKPAVDVIAQRIPNTLFLAVTSLIFTYIFAFFMGMYAGRKPYTLGDNLIASYNYLALAIPSFVAGIVAIYVFSFQLGWFPFNGSVGVGLQEGTFAYYLSRVHHVLLPALVLGLMGTASYTQFLRNDIIENSRKDFVRTARAKGTKESKIYNKHILRNSIIPIITFLGFDIATLISGAVITETIFTYPGIGALFLDSVGRRDYAVMMSITMLLSFLTLFGNLVADLLYGIVDPRIRLD; encoded by the coding sequence ATGCTTCAATACACACTTCGAAGATTACTCGGCATGATTCCATTGTTACTCCTTATTTCGTTAGTTGTGTTCTTCTTAGCAAAAATGATGCCAGGAGATCCATTTGCGGGAGAAATTGATCCTTCAAATACAAACCCACAATACATCGAGGAAATGAGAGAGAAGTTAGGCTATAATGATCCAATTATCGTGCAATATGGAAGATGGATGTCTAATTTTGTACAAGGGGATTTTGGCAAATCAACAGTTTATAAAAAACCTGCAGTAGATGTTATTGCACAACGAATTCCGAATACATTATTTTTAGCAGTAACCTCTTTAATTTTTACGTATATATTTGCTTTTTTCATGGGCATGTATGCAGGGAGAAAACCTTATACACTTGGTGATAATTTAATAGCTTCATACAATTATTTGGCTTTAGCGATTCCATCGTTTGTCGCTGGTATTGTAGCCATTTATGTGTTCTCTTTCCAACTAGGGTGGTTCCCATTCAACGGCTCAGTTGGCGTAGGACTTCAAGAAGGAACGTTTGCTTACTATTTAAGTAGGGTCCATCACGTATTATTACCAGCACTTGTTTTAGGATTAATGGGAACGGCATCCTATACGCAATTTTTACGAAACGATATTATCGAAAACAGTAGAAAAGATTTCGTACGTACAGCGAGAGCAAAAGGAACAAAGGAATCAAAAATTTACAACAAGCATATTTTAAGAAATTCGATTATTCCGATTATTACTTTTCTTGGTTTTGACATCGCGACATTAATAAGCGGTGCAGTAATAACAGAAACCATCTTTACTTATCCCGGAATAGGCGCACTATTTTTAGATTCCGTTGGTAGAAGAGATTATGCGGTCATGATGTCGATAACTATGTTACTTTCGTTCTTAACACTTTTTGGGAATTTAGTAGCCGATTTATTGTATGGTATAGTAGATCCGCGAATTAGACTAGATTAG